A portion of the bacterium genome contains these proteins:
- a CDS encoding glycosyltransferase, giving the protein MLECLVAAWCLLAAFLQGVLALNIFHLAFVTVGAWLSRRFPRPGYPVPDGAWPRLAVLVAAHDEAAVIGACLSRLREQEYPAERVATWVVADRCADATAGLARAAGATVFEREDGTPSKGAALAWLWERLGEAREGFDAVVVLDADNEVAPDFLAEMGRALASGAKVVQGQRIAKNPQHSAASALDGLAEALHHRVVAAGLSWWGFSTSLSGSGVAYERRVFERLIASTTTQVEDCEYQLRLLGWGVAIRSAPGATVFDEKIHDFEAMARQRSRWIQGKLRLFARHLPGLVWGAMNGRREAFEGLGFVATSLPRSVLVVLLGLGLLAGAVGVPGVLPWPWWLGGMGLFGLHVASGLVIAGVNPAEWKSLMASPRFIRVLWGACWQAMGRRRIPWVRTPHGSTDEPPA; this is encoded by the coding sequence ATGCTTGAATGCCTCGTCGCCGCCTGGTGCCTGTTGGCGGCTTTTCTCCAGGGTGTCCTGGCCCTCAACATCTTCCATCTGGCCTTCGTCACGGTGGGGGCCTGGCTCTCGCGCCGCTTCCCGCGCCCGGGCTATCCCGTGCCCGACGGGGCCTGGCCACGCCTGGCGGTGCTCGTCGCCGCTCACGACGAGGCCGCGGTGATCGGCGCCTGCCTCTCGCGCCTGCGCGAGCAGGAGTACCCCGCCGAGCGCGTCGCGACGTGGGTGGTGGCCGATCGCTGCGCGGACGCCACCGCCGGCCTGGCGCGCGCGGCCGGGGCCACGGTCTTCGAGCGCGAGGATGGCACCCCCTCCAAGGGGGCAGCACTCGCCTGGCTCTGGGAGCGCCTGGGGGAGGCCCGCGAAGGCTTCGACGCGGTGGTGGTGCTCGACGCCGATAACGAGGTGGCGCCGGACTTCTTGGCCGAAATGGGGCGGGCGCTCGCGAGCGGCGCCAAGGTGGTGCAGGGGCAGCGGATCGCCAAGAACCCCCAGCACAGCGCCGCCAGCGCCCTGGACGGCCTCGCCGAGGCCCTGCACCACCGGGTGGTGGCCGCAGGGCTCAGCTGGTGGGGATTCTCGACCAGCCTCTCCGGCTCGGGGGTCGCTTACGAGCGGCGGGTCTTCGAGCGTCTGATCGCTTCGACCACCACCCAGGTCGAGGACTGCGAGTACCAGTTGCGGCTCTTGGGCTGGGGGGTGGCGATCCGCTCGGCGCCGGGGGCCACGGTCTTCGACGAGAAGATCCACGACTTCGAGGCCATGGCCCGCCAGCGATCGCGCTGGATCCAGGGCAAGCTGCGCCTCTTCGCGCGGCACCTGCCGGGGCTGGTGTGGGGGGCGATGAACGGGCGGCGCGAGGCCTTCGAGGGCCTGGGCTTCGTCGCGACCTCTCTGCCGCGCTCGGTGCTGGTGGTGCTGCTTGGGCTGGGGCTCCTGGCCGGGGCGGTCGGGGTGCCGGGGGTGCTCCCTTGGCCGTGGTGGCTCGGGGGGATGGGACTCTTCGGCCTGCACGTGGCCTCGGGCCTCGTGATCGCGGGGGTGAATCCGGCCGAGTGGAAGTCACTCATGGCCTCGCCGCGCTTCATCCGGGTGCTGTGGGGGGCTTGCTGGCAGGCGATGGGCCGCCGCCGGATTCCATGGGTCCGGACGCCCCACGGCTCGACCGACGAGCCGCCGGCATAA
- the rpmI gene encoding 50S ribosomal protein L35 — MPKMKTHKSSAKRFRVTGTGKVIRRKAFRKHLIVGKDGSRLRRISGEAIVSKEDAQRVKEALPYPQYLR, encoded by the coding sequence ATGCCCAAGATGAAGACCCACAAGTCCTCGGCCAAGCGGTTCCGAGTGACGGGGACCGGCAAAGTGATCCGCCGCAAGGCTTTCCGCAAGCACCTGATCGTCGGCAAGGACGGCAGCCGCCTGCGCCGGATCAGCGGCGAGGCCATCGTGAGCAAAGAGGACGCCCAGCGCGTCAAGGAAGCGCTGCCTTATCCGCAGTACCTCCGCTAG
- a CDS encoding transcriptional repressor, translated as MASDERELVEKDLRRRGYRITPQRERILRVFQELPGGTHLSAEDLYQRLAAEEPRISLATAYRTLKLLASLGLLREVDFAEGHKHYEFNREETPHQHMVCIQCGTTLEFSGEALEAAAHAAAKEFAFAVLDVQFKIFGRCAACQATTRS; from the coding sequence ATGGCATCGGACGAGCGCGAACTGGTCGAGAAGGATCTTCGCCGCCGGGGGTATCGCATCACCCCGCAGCGCGAGCGGATCCTGCGCGTCTTCCAGGAGCTTCCGGGCGGCACTCACCTGAGTGCCGAGGACCTCTACCAGCGGCTTGCGGCCGAAGAGCCCCGGATCAGCCTGGCGACTGCCTATCGCACCCTCAAGCTCCTGGCCTCGCTCGGTCTCTTGCGCGAGGTGGACTTCGCCGAGGGCCACAAACACTACGAGTTCAACCGCGAGGAGACGCCGCACCAGCACATGGTCTGCATCCAGTGCGGCACGACCCTCGAATTCTCGGGCGAGGCTCTCGAGGCGGCGGCCCACGCCGCGGCCAAGGAGTTCGCCTTCGCCGTGCTGGACGTGCAGTTCAAGATCTTCGGCCGGTGTGCCGCCTGCCAGGCCACCACGCGATCTTAA
- a CDS encoding glycosyltransferase, which produces MRVLEVLASGAVGGGSTHLRDLAQGLDPGRFAPVVACSDDGPLAAHLEAAGHPVVRIPMTSRLNPRAIAAIAERARREKVALIHSHGTRAALCGAPAAALCGVPHLYTVHGWSFHQRGSALAETAARSCEAVASRLSRQVVCVSHADQRSGLAHGILSPQRSRVIPNGIDPARFRPDPAARARMREALGVAEGEPLIGLFGRLTRQKAQGVFLRAAAEVLAREPATRFMLVGDGEDRVALAALSAGLGLGGRLLMLGSRSDVPALLAATDVFVLPSLWEGLPIALLEAMACGVPVIASAVDGSLEVVQPGLSGLLVPPGEVAPLAEAILALIRTPALAARLAAAGRERVLALYPLSRMIAAIEALYAEVAAPRSGTIA; this is translated from the coding sequence TTGAGGGTCCTCGAGGTGCTCGCTTCCGGGGCGGTGGGGGGCGGCTCGACCCACCTGCGGGACCTGGCCCAGGGCCTCGATCCTGGGCGGTTCGCCCCCGTCGTCGCCTGCTCCGACGATGGGCCCCTCGCCGCTCACCTGGAGGCCGCCGGCCACCCGGTCGTCCGCATCCCCATGACCAGCCGGCTCAATCCCCGGGCGATCGCGGCCATCGCCGAAAGGGCCCGCCGCGAGAAGGTCGCCCTCATCCACTCGCACGGCACCCGGGCGGCCCTCTGCGGGGCGCCGGCCGCCGCCCTCTGCGGGGTGCCCCACCTCTACACCGTCCACGGCTGGAGCTTCCACCAGCGCGGCTCGGCCCTCGCCGAGACCGCCGCCCGCTCTTGCGAGGCGGTGGCCTCTCGCCTCAGCCGTCAGGTGGTCTGCGTTTCTCACGCCGATCAGCGCTCGGGCCTCGCCCACGGCATCCTCTCGCCCCAGCGCAGCCGGGTGATCCCCAACGGCATCGACCCCGCCCGCTTTCGTCCGGACCCGGCGGCGCGCGCGCGTATGCGCGAGGCCTTGGGGGTCGCCGAGGGCGAGCCCTTGATTGGCCTCTTCGGGCGCCTGACCCGTCAGAAGGCTCAGGGGGTCTTCTTGCGCGCGGCTGCCGAGGTCCTCGCCCGCGAGCCGGCCACCCGCTTCATGCTGGTGGGGGACGGGGAGGACCGCGTGGCCCTTGCGGCCCTCTCTGCGGGGCTGGGGCTGGGCGGTCGCCTCTTGATGCTCGGCAGCCGCTCGGACGTGCCCGCTTTGCTCGCCGCCACCGACGTCTTCGTCTTGCCGAGCCTGTGGGAGGGGCTCCCCATCGCCCTCTTGGAGGCCATGGCCTGCGGGGTGCCCGTGATCGCAAGCGCGGTGGACGGCTCGCTCGAGGTCGTCCAGCCCGGCCTGAGCGGCCTCTTGGTGCCGCCGGGCGAGGTCGCGCCTTTGGCCGAGGCCATCTTGGCCTTGATCCGCACCCCGGCCCTGGCCGCGCGACTGGCGGCGGCCGGTCGCGAGCGGGTCCTCGCCCTCTACCCCCTCTCCCGGATGATCGCGGCGATCGAGGCCCTCTACGCCGAGGTCGCCGCGCCTCGTTCCGGGACGATCGCCTGA
- a CDS encoding peptidoglycan-binding protein produces the protein MGNVNQTSMRTPAARTQQTSPLQPQTTPLDDRAQIADEAVYTQAAPQAKPKEGRGLLGHIGDIFVGGGQAIGDMVKGVANVILHPIQTLKGIGYVITHPATLVHAFVEPYKQAIKDGRPGLALGRGIVEIGSLFVSPSQVVNGAKGVINGAKGMLTGAKGAAQAGAAAGTLGAKGAELSGKIAGQAATAMEKASKLKALGHVGEAAKLEQFGRIMEKAAGFAATGTEQGVARAMKYATWATNAQTVNVATQAGTKVMTMSALAQHSDSLLNAAAKAGSAVVSKADDVGKAAAKAGALAPAYDLPVKLTKNASSAAKTFGLSSQQANTLLGAADDIFKQNRLAGASEKVALEAAKTYMAGQLGVAATDTAVSALANTLKPSTKTLLNNSVTLANQFERTNYITRPLEKGARAIGRPVDKSIVAVNHVAKNVGENLAQVGDKVSNALGKVGDMRLGDIPRAVGQVATYPFKVTYQALAGAGQAIKNSLAGLSNIGDLPLRRIWEAPAEAVGRAVSAGAQLVSNLPDVKLGELAQLARPALAASVIGRVSDVQKTPDDGIAKKYGILDTPANIEAFKAEVASYAEGAIGPETDNPQQVAQLQTILRKIGYDVTPSGNFDEDTALAVIDFKQRAGITQSYKMADGTPAVNEYVDEQTAKALVAVAKRKAGVSETEKTPAPSGEITGRQVKDALVGLDDALGAFDGAKTTAERAKAKVAMEEAALVAIHDLTGYGLAHEDARADVEDKLNEIAAALNERGYSDEELSALIAEGQQEYAAPEEPTKSERPTRPVQGGKAVPAEQPGKTEQAEKPGKTEQAEKPGKAEQGAKPAQPTKPAQTEQTTKPAEEKPAAPTTYVVKTNDNLARIAQQTLGDANRWREIYDLNKQVIGSNPNLILPGQKLQIPGKAAPAPETKPAAGTEPKAETKPATGTEPKAETKPAAGTETKPTVSKEVEALIKERGIQNDPANVQAFLKEVGEYAARGAIGPDSGSPAVVKQLQTLLARLGYDKVQTNGAFDDATGDAIIDFKVKHGLHQTYKLADGTWAVNEYVGEDTAQAMAKAVKDLN, from the coding sequence ATGGGGAACGTCAACCAAACCTCGATGCGCACGCCTGCTGCTCGCACGCAGCAGACGTCGCCCCTCCAGCCGCAGACCACGCCCCTGGACGACCGCGCCCAGATCGCCGATGAGGCCGTCTACACCCAGGCGGCGCCCCAGGCCAAGCCCAAAGAAGGCCGCGGCCTCTTGGGTCACATCGGCGACATCTTCGTGGGCGGCGGCCAGGCCATCGGCGACATGGTCAAGGGTGTTGCGAACGTCATCCTGCACCCCATCCAGACCCTCAAGGGCATCGGCTACGTCATCACCCACCCGGCGACCCTGGTTCACGCCTTCGTCGAGCCCTACAAGCAGGCTATCAAGGACGGCCGTCCCGGCCTCGCCCTCGGCCGCGGCATCGTCGAGATCGGCTCGCTCTTCGTCAGCCCCAGCCAGGTGGTGAACGGCGCCAAGGGCGTCATCAACGGCGCCAAGGGCATGCTGACCGGTGCCAAGGGCGCCGCGCAGGCGGGTGCCGCCGCAGGGACCCTCGGCGCCAAGGGCGCTGAACTCTCCGGCAAGATCGCTGGCCAGGCCGCGACCGCCATGGAGAAGGCCTCCAAGCTCAAGGCCCTCGGTCACGTGGGCGAGGCTGCCAAGCTCGAGCAGTTCGGCCGCATCATGGAGAAGGCGGCGGGCTTCGCCGCCACGGGCACCGAGCAGGGTGTTGCCCGGGCCATGAAGTACGCGACCTGGGCCACCAACGCCCAGACCGTCAACGTCGCCACCCAGGCGGGCACCAAGGTCATGACCATGTCGGCCCTGGCCCAGCACTCGGACTCCCTCCTCAACGCCGCCGCCAAGGCCGGCAGCGCGGTCGTCTCCAAGGCCGACGACGTGGGCAAGGCCGCGGCCAAGGCCGGTGCGCTGGCCCCTGCCTACGACCTGCCCGTCAAGCTGACCAAGAACGCCTCCTCGGCTGCCAAGACCTTCGGCCTCTCGTCCCAGCAGGCCAACACGCTGCTGGGCGCCGCCGACGACATCTTCAAGCAGAACCGCCTGGCGGGCGCTTCCGAGAAGGTCGCGCTCGAGGCCGCCAAGACCTACATGGCGGGCCAGCTCGGCGTGGCGGCTACCGACACGGCCGTCTCGGCCCTGGCGAACACCCTCAAGCCCAGCACCAAGACCCTGCTGAACAACTCGGTCACGCTCGCCAACCAGTTCGAGCGCACCAACTACATCACCCGTCCCCTCGAGAAGGGCGCCCGCGCCATCGGCCGCCCGGTCGACAAGTCGATCGTGGCCGTGAACCACGTGGCCAAGAACGTGGGCGAGAACCTCGCCCAGGTCGGCGACAAGGTCTCGAACGCGCTTGGCAAGGTCGGCGACATGCGCCTGGGCGACATCCCCCGCGCCGTCGGCCAGGTGGCGACCTACCCCTTCAAGGTCACCTACCAGGCCCTCGCCGGCGCCGGTCAGGCGATCAAGAACAGCCTGGCGGGTCTCTCCAACATCGGCGACCTCCCCCTGCGCCGGATCTGGGAGGCTCCCGCTGAGGCGGTCGGCCGCGCGGTCAGCGCTGGTGCTCAGCTGGTGAGCAACCTGCCCGACGTGAAGCTGGGCGAGCTCGCGCAGCTGGCGCGCCCTGCCCTCGCCGCCTCGGTCATCGGCCGGGTGAGCGACGTCCAGAAGACCCCCGACGACGGGATCGCCAAGAAGTACGGCATCCTCGACACGCCTGCTAACATCGAGGCCTTCAAGGCCGAGGTCGCGAGCTATGCCGAGGGCGCCATCGGGCCCGAAACCGACAACCCGCAGCAGGTTGCCCAGCTCCAGACCATCCTGCGCAAGATCGGCTACGACGTGACCCCCTCGGGCAACTTCGACGAGGACACGGCCCTCGCCGTCATCGACTTCAAGCAGCGCGCGGGGATCACCCAGAGCTACAAGATGGCCGACGGCACCCCTGCGGTCAACGAGTACGTGGACGAGCAGACCGCCAAGGCCCTGGTCGCTGTGGCCAAGCGCAAGGCCGGCGTCAGCGAGACCGAGAAGACTCCCGCCCCCAGTGGCGAGATCACCGGCCGCCAGGTCAAGGACGCCCTCGTGGGCCTCGATGACGCGCTTGGTGCCTTCGACGGCGCCAAGACCACGGCCGAGCGCGCCAAGGCCAAGGTCGCCATGGAGGAGGCCGCCCTGGTCGCCATCCACGACCTGACGGGCTACGGCCTCGCTCACGAGGACGCCCGCGCCGACGTGGAGGACAAGCTCAACGAGATCGCCGCCGCCCTCAACGAGCGTGGCTACAGCGACGAGGAGCTCAGCGCGCTCATCGCCGAGGGTCAGCAGGAGTACGCCGCTCCCGAGGAGCCCACGAAGTCGGAAAGGCCCACGCGCCCCGTGCAGGGTGGCAAGGCCGTACCGGCTGAACAGCCCGGCAAGACTGAGCAGGCCGAGAAGCCCGGCAAGACCGAGCAGGCTGAGAAGCCTGGCAAGGCTGAGCAGGGTGCCAAGCCCGCCCAGCCCACCAAGCCCGCTCAGACCGAGCAGACGACCAAGCCTGCCGAGGAGAAGCCCGCAGCGCCGACCACCTACGTGGTGAAGACGAACGACAACCTGGCGCGCATCGCCCAGCAGACCCTCGGGGATGCGAACCGCTGGCGCGAGATCTATGACCTCAACAAGCAGGTCATCGGCTCGAACCCCAACCTGATCCTCCCGGGTCAGAAGCTGCAGATCCCTGGCAAGGCGGCTCCGGCCCCCGAGACCAAGCCTGCGGCCGGGACCGAGCCCAAGGCGGAAACCAAGCCTGCGACCGGCACCGAGCCCAAGGCGGAGACCAAGCCCGCGGCCGGTACCGAGACCAAGCCGACCGTCAGCAAGGAGGTCGAGGCCCTGATCAAGGAGCGGGGTATCCAGAACGACCCGGCGAACGTGCAGGCCTTCCTCAAGGAGGTCGGCGAGTACGCGGCCCGCGGCGCCATCGGTCCCGACTCGGGCTCGCCCGCGGTGGTCAAGCAGTTGCAGACGTTGCTCGCGCGCCTCGGCTACGACAAGGTCCAGACGAACGGCGCCTTCGACGACGCCACCGGTGATGCGATCATCGACTTCAAGGTCAAGCACGGCCTGCACCAGACCTACAAGCTCGCCGACGGCACCTGGGCCGTCAACGAGTACGTGGGCGAGGACACCGCTCAGGCGATGGCCAAGGCCGTCAAGGATCTCAACTAA
- the infC gene encoding translation initiation factor IF-3, giving the protein MLRERDTTLINDRIRAREVRTIGDDGSQLGILPTREALRIAQEKGLDLVMVAADAAPPVCKIMDYGRHKFETEKKAKEARKKQHVVSIKELTVSYKIGQHDYDVRLRAIQKFIADNDKVKVTVRFRGREMQHTELGAQLLNKFANDVKDIAVVEREPKQEGRTLFLILAPKKEK; this is encoded by the coding sequence ATTCTGAGGGAACGAGACACCACCCTGATCAACGACCGGATCCGCGCCCGTGAGGTCCGGACCATCGGCGACGACGGATCCCAGCTCGGCATCTTGCCGACGCGCGAGGCCCTCCGGATCGCGCAGGAGAAGGGGCTCGACCTGGTAATGGTGGCCGCCGACGCCGCTCCGCCGGTCTGCAAAATCATGGACTACGGGCGGCACAAGTTCGAAACCGAGAAGAAAGCCAAGGAAGCCCGCAAGAAGCAGCACGTCGTCAGCATCAAGGAGCTGACGGTCAGCTACAAGATCGGTCAGCACGACTACGACGTGCGCCTGCGGGCCATCCAGAAGTTCATCGCCGACAACGACAAGGTCAAGGTGACGGTGCGCTTCCGGGGCCGCGAAATGCAGCACACCGAGCTCGGCGCGCAGCTCCTCAACAAGTTCGCCAACGACGTCAAGGATATCGCCGTCGTCGAACGCGAGCCCAAGCAGGAAGGCCGCACCCTCTTCCTCATTCTGGCCCCCAAGAAGGAGAAGTAA
- the rplT gene encoding 50S ribosomal protein L20: MPRVKRGNINRNRHKKVFKLTKGFRGSTRKIFRAANQAMMKALRYMYKHRRTRKRDFRRLWITRINAAARINGLSYSQLINGLKKAQVEVNRKILADLAVNDADAFAHLATMAKSKLSA, encoded by the coding sequence ATGCCTCGCGTCAAACGCGGTAACATCAACCGCAACCGCCATAAGAAGGTTTTCAAGCTCACCAAGGGCTTCCGTGGGTCGACCCGTAAGATCTTCCGCGCCGCCAACCAGGCGATGATGAAGGCCCTCCGGTACATGTACAAGCACCGCCGGACCCGCAAGCGGGACTTCCGTCGGCTGTGGATCACCCGCATCAACGCGGCGGCCCGCATCAACGGCCTGAGCTACTCGCAGCTCATCAACGGCCTCAAGAAGGCCCAGGTCGAGGTCAACCGCAAGATCCTCGCGGACCTCGCCGTCAACGACGCCGACGCCTTCGCGCACCTGGCCACCATGGCCAAGTCCAAGCTCTCGGCCTAA
- a CDS encoding peptidoglycan-binding protein, whose translation MDVRNNPTMSRAATRPLTSPATGPLTQPQAGALAPAKRGVMGHAADVFIGGGEALLDMGKGLLNMVTHPVQTLKGIGVLVTKLVTNPVEGLSMIGHAFVDPYMKAVKEGRPGKAIGRGLVEVGSLFITPSQVAGAAKATVTGATSAFNTLKAGSGVTAAVKNASLAVKMSSEGAQVAQKAAKLSQLGHAAEAAKLTQYAKMSERVASMARGGDLARATRWAQTLQNLQNINVAGTMMSTSAMLAHADTLLSAGNVAAAAAGRFSAAGSSTREAAMVAPSAAPKAIQVTSAVRGVAEVLPATERLMQIAGTVSVRSPLALLAPAAALSMGRVSGELPDVKAVGELTPEKAQAIAAEYRLDPDVENVRAFLAEVGTYESGAIGPNHGTPEQIKQIQAALRVAGYDVTPSGTFDEATSLAVMHFKQEYDLYQTYRQADGSYAVNQYVDERTAQALYGVVQRVDDVVAAVEADDAEKAAPAATEAAPVTEATAADAGWQQVAARYSLLATAENVKAFEAEVSTYDNAVGPQSTQADVGRVQATLARLGYAVQPSGAFDDATAEAIMAFKRQAGIRQSYRLANGEPAINEYVEPTTELRMRAALQARA comes from the coding sequence ATGGACGTTCGCAACAACCCCACCATGAGCCGCGCCGCGACGCGCCCCCTGACGTCGCCTGCGACGGGTCCTCTGACCCAGCCGCAGGCGGGAGCGCTGGCCCCTGCCAAGCGTGGCGTGATGGGGCATGCGGCGGACGTCTTCATTGGCGGGGGCGAGGCGCTCCTGGACATGGGCAAGGGCCTCCTCAACATGGTCACCCACCCCGTCCAGACCCTGAAGGGGATCGGGGTCCTGGTCACCAAGCTCGTCACCAATCCGGTCGAAGGCCTCAGCATGATCGGCCACGCCTTCGTCGATCCCTACATGAAAGCGGTGAAGGAAGGGCGTCCCGGCAAGGCGATCGGGCGCGGCCTCGTAGAGGTCGGCTCGCTCTTCATTACCCCCAGCCAAGTGGCGGGGGCCGCCAAGGCGACCGTGACCGGGGCGACGAGCGCCTTCAACACCCTCAAGGCCGGCTCGGGCGTCACCGCCGCGGTCAAGAACGCCTCGCTCGCCGTCAAGATGTCCAGCGAGGGCGCCCAGGTCGCCCAGAAGGCGGCCAAGCTCAGCCAGCTGGGCCATGCGGCGGAGGCGGCCAAGCTTACCCAGTACGCCAAGATGAGCGAACGGGTGGCGTCCATGGCCCGCGGGGGCGACCTGGCTAGGGCGACCCGCTGGGCGCAGACCCTTCAGAACCTCCAGAACATCAACGTCGCCGGGACCATGATGTCGACCTCGGCCATGCTCGCGCACGCGGACACCCTGCTGTCGGCGGGCAACGTCGCGGCTGCGGCTGCAGGCCGCTTCAGCGCGGCCGGTTCGAGCACCCGTGAGGCCGCCATGGTCGCTCCGAGCGCTGCGCCGAAGGCCATCCAGGTGACGAGTGCGGTCCGCGGCGTGGCCGAGGTCCTGCCGGCCACCGAGCGCCTCATGCAGATTGCGGGCACCGTGAGCGTGCGCAGCCCGCTCGCACTTTTGGCGCCTGCCGCCGCGTTGAGCATGGGGCGGGTGTCCGGGGAGTTGCCCGACGTCAAGGCCGTCGGCGAGTTGACGCCCGAGAAGGCACAGGCGATCGCCGCCGAGTATCGCCTCGATCCGGATGTGGAGAACGTCCGCGCCTTCCTCGCCGAGGTCGGCACCTACGAGTCCGGTGCCATCGGGCCCAACCACGGCACCCCCGAGCAGATCAAGCAGATCCAGGCGGCGTTGCGGGTGGCGGGCTACGACGTCACCCCCTCGGGCACCTTCGACGAAGCGACATCGCTCGCCGTCATGCACTTCAAGCAGGAATACGACCTCTACCAGACCTATCGTCAGGCGGACGGCTCCTACGCCGTGAACCAGTACGTGGACGAGCGCACGGCCCAGGCCCTGTACGGGGTCGTCCAGCGGGTGGACGACGTGGTCGCCGCCGTGGAAGCGGACGACGCCGAGAAGGCGGCTCCGGCCGCCACCGAGGCAGCGCCTGTCACCGAGGCTACGGCCGCTGATGCGGGCTGGCAGCAGGTGGCCGCCCGATACAGCCTGCTTGCTACTGCCGAGAACGTGAAGGCCTTCGAGGCCGAGGTCTCGACCTACGACAATGCGGTCGGCCCGCAGAGCACGCAGGCGGACGTGGGCCGGGTGCAGGCGACGCTCGCGCGCCTGGGCTACGCCGTTCAGCCGAGCGGCGCCTTCGACGACGCGACCGCCGAGGCGATCATGGCGTTCAAGAGGCAGGCGGGCATCCGCCAGTCCTACCGGCTCGCCAACGGGGAGCCTGCGATCAACGAGTACGTGGAGCCGACCACCGAGCTGAGGATGCGCGCCGCGCTTCAAGCGCGCGCTTAG
- a CDS encoding M20/M25/M40 family metallo-hydrolase has protein sequence MYQRLAEHVERHRADLQRFASELIRTPSPSGGEGAVASLVAEAMRAQGFDDVRIDEVGNVVGVIRGANTGPSVLFCSHLDTGEPAELERWAHPPCEPVEADGYLLGLGAADSKGAIASQVFGAAALRALAAPLSGDVVVAGVVMAEQAEAFGVGHLFDVTLPAMGLSKPALAVMGDPTGLDLYLGQRGRLELELMTIGRTAHAAVPGLGVNAAYKMAGIVEDLQALSQTLPSHPFLEKSTVALTNLECAPARFSIIPDRCVASIDRRFLPTESLDTVVMQIQSLISRAAEKDPNFKAEVRIRTVEEKAYTGVTKQVPKLLSPFLTSDKHPMVVASIAALTAVGQAPRFDKWCFSTEGGYVATIAGVPTIGYAPGEEKYAHTPYDRVRIASLGDAALGMAAIAFAIASQAPGREAAREEHA, from the coding sequence ATGTACCAGCGCCTTGCTGAACACGTCGAGCGCCACCGCGCCGACCTCCAGCGCTTCGCCTCCGAGCTGATCCGCACCCCGTCGCCCTCGGGCGGCGAGGGGGCCGTCGCGTCGCTCGTGGCCGAGGCCATGCGCGCCCAGGGCTTCGACGACGTCCGGATCGACGAGGTGGGCAACGTGGTCGGCGTGATCCGCGGCGCGAACACGGGGCCGAGCGTGCTCTTCTGCTCGCACCTGGACACGGGCGAGCCGGCCGAGCTCGAGCGCTGGGCCCACCCCCCGTGCGAGCCCGTCGAAGCGGACGGCTACCTCTTGGGCCTCGGGGCTGCCGACTCCAAGGGGGCGATCGCCTCTCAGGTCTTCGGTGCCGCGGCCCTGCGCGCCCTGGCGGCTCCCCTCTCGGGGGACGTGGTCGTCGCCGGGGTGGTGATGGCCGAGCAGGCCGAGGCTTTCGGGGTGGGGCACCTCTTCGACGTCACCCTGCCTGCAATGGGCCTCTCGAAGCCGGCGCTCGCCGTCATGGGCGATCCGACGGGGCTCGATCTCTACTTGGGCCAGCGGGGTCGCCTCGAGCTCGAGCTGATGACCATCGGCCGGACCGCGCATGCGGCCGTGCCCGGCCTCGGCGTCAACGCCGCCTACAAGATGGCGGGGATCGTCGAGGACCTGCAGGCCCTCTCCCAGACCCTTCCGAGCCACCCCTTCCTCGAGAAGAGCACCGTGGCCCTGACGAACCTCGAATGCGCGCCGGCGCGCTTCTCGATCATCCCGGACCGCTGCGTCGCCTCGATCGATCGGCGCTTTCTGCCCACCGAGTCCCTGGATACGGTGGTCATGCAGATCCAGTCGCTCATCAGCCGCGCGGCCGAGAAGGATCCCAACTTCAAGGCCGAAGTGCGGATCCGCACGGTGGAAGAGAAAGCCTACACCGGCGTCACCAAGCAAGTCCCCAAACTGCTCTCCCCTTTCCTGACCTCCGACAAGCACCCCATGGTCGTCGCCTCCATCGCGGCCCTAACGGCCGTCGGCCAGGCGCCGCGCTTCGACAAATGGTGCTTTTCGACCGAGGGCGGGTATGTTGCCACCATCGCCGGCGTGCCGACCATCGGCTACGCTCCCGGTGAGGAGAAGTACGCCCACACCCCCTACGATCGCGTCCGCATCGCGTCGCTCGGTGACGCCGCCCTCGGCATGGCGGCGATCGCCTTTGCGATCGCAAGTCAGGCTCCGGGCCGCGAGGCCGCACGAGAGGAACACGCATGA